The DNA segment TCTGAAACttgtctgcagctcctcctggCACATTCTTCTAAAATGACCGGCTCGGAAACTTCTCTGATTTTCCACCAGTTCCCCAGAGACCCGATCCAATTCCCCTGTTTTTAAAAGCCTCAGCTTTGCCTCAAGTCCCATGATGCTTCAGGAAATTGTCCCTCAACCCAGTCAAGGATATTACTGAGTTATGTTGCcagctgggttttttttttttcacaggcaGCTTTAAAATATCCATTTACTCTGAGCCTGACCAATATTTCCTACACAGACTGTATCAACCACCCCCAGGTCCTGTAGGCGAGGTAGAGCCTAATCCCTGCAGTTAGCGCTGATGattacacactgacagaggaTTACGCTACACACTGGAGATAAACCGGCTGCAGGTTATTCATGCAGCTACACTGTGATAATGACATCTCATATCTAAGTGTGGTTCGCAGACAAACACGGGGTCAACAGGGGTCACCGCCTCACAGCAGCTCCACCATCACTGAAGCAGGAAGTGGCTCTACGTTACCTGCCCGGGGTTCCACTGTCTGGTTTCCAGTCTGGTCCATGAAGACAAATCTTCCTCCGGTGAAGTCGGAGCCGTAGTCAGACAGGTAGAGGAGACAGGTGTAGTCGAAGGAGCCGTAGGTTACCtgtgagacaggaagtcagtgtcTGCATCAACACCTCACTTCACTGACGGCGATTCATTCAACCAGTGACTTGTAGACAAGGATTAACAACTTCACTCTGACAATGAAACTGAGAATGATAGTatatcaccatggtaacaggcTGCAGGATGGTGTAGTGagtgtatacatacacacacacacacacacacacacacacacacacacacacacacacacatatacaggaGAAGAACTGAAGGTTGAGGGTaggttttgcttttgtttagtTAATTGCACTTAAAACTTGTAAAAGTTACATCAGTaaaatctttaatattttattattatctattttattttaatatcattCATCATCGAGGGAAGAAGTTCAGTGAGAGACTGACTGGTACCTGAAGAAAAATGATTCCCATCAGTCCATTTAGGGAGCAGGTCGCACCTCGGCCATGTTACTACAGATGGTCCCAGAACAGGTCCAGATCCTAGACTCAGGGTCTAGATCTTCCGTCAGTAACACCTGGTCAGGTATCTATGCTGTTACCTTGTCTATGTGTGGGTGCCAGTACTCGTCGTGCTGGGTCTGGGCTGCCGTGCTGTTGATCCTGGAGAAGAAGGTGGGCTTGGTGAGGTACATCTGAGTCTGGTCCAGATCAAACGTCTCAGCTATGACCGTCTGGATTCTCTCACGTACGTCTCTGATGGAGAAACACAGGGGTGAGGGTGAAGTGGTGAGATTTCACCGATTCATGATGCACTGAAAAACTGGTCAGTTCAGTCGTCATGACAACCAAATGCAGGTCAGGGGACCGGGGTTAATGAGGAGTCATATCTAGACCAACTATCTCCATTCACCTCCTACAGGTGGGAATACAtgacagacatgaagacaaacCCCACACATCAGATCTGTGgactatgacatcatcacattaTATTGATCAttcaatgacatcatcacatgatACTGATCGTTTAATAAGGAATGATGTCACAAAGCAACATCAGGTCTGTGCTTTAGTTGAATGACTGGTTTGAATGACGGTTCCTCACCTGTAGAGCTGGAAATCCTCAGGTGTGATCACATCCCTGATCTGATCCCCAAAATACCTGCACAAACATcgcaacagccaatcagagaccgGCATGAGGCTGATTAAAATGAGGGACCAGGTTCGGTGGAACACGCAGGGTGTCATCgcttcagtcacaaacacagacgcagagaaatgaaaaggtgTACTGTTGTAGTTTCACCTGTAGATGTTGACGAACTGTTTCCCCATCGACAGCGCTCCAGAGTGCAGGTCCAGTATGGAAGCCTGGAGGGGTCAAAGTCAAAACAGGACAAATCAGCTGACTGCTGATGCAGCGATTGATTGAAGgttcagctgctccactgtGGCCTCGTGTTGTTCACTCTGTCCTTCACTTGCTATTGTTATTGGTGGTCAGCTCTTGGCTCCTCCCCCCTCACTGAAGGGTCTTAACACTTCATAAACGTTTCTGGACAGGAACATGACTCCACACTGTAGTGTCTGTCAGAAACCATCAGGTCTGGACTCACTGGAGCAgactgccctctagtggcagGACAGGTCCATTAcagcaggaaataaaataacaacaacactgttCTACTTATATCTAACAAAACTGCGGATGAAAAGACCGTCCAACCATCTGAGGTTCAGAGACTGAAACGAATCAGGTCTCAGGCTGTCCAGGTGTTTCTGATTACAGACTAGAATGATGTCATCGTGACCGCAAAGATAAAGGAAAGATAAAGGAAAAAGATAAACAACCTACAGAGACAGGTGTGTTTGGAGTAGAGCGTTTCATGCGTTCATATACTCACCCCTCCCTCTGACCCGGCCAGTGCCAGCCCCCTCTCAGCGAGCCTGTGGGTCAGACACAAGTATTTAATGATCCACCTGGACACGGGTAGTCTGCTGTCTGTGACAGTGTTTACCTCCTGAGCACCTGAGCCTCCTCCCTGCTGACCACACTGTCTGTGACTGCACGGCCACATCTGTGAGGGGTGCATCCtgggaaagagaagaaggagaggatcagagaaaaaacagctgcatcatggagggagggagaggacagagttTATTCATTAATGTCCCACAGTTCAGAGCTTCCCCTCCAACGATGATGACTGTAGTTTGACAGTTGACAGTTTTGATGACGGGGGACATGAGGTGGAACACAggtattaaaatgctgtttacaggTGTGGTGTTTACAGGTGTGGTCGTGGTCTCACCCCTTAAACAGAATTAAACCACCTGAAGTGACTCTGTGGATCTTTGTCAGACGTGAACCCTGCAGGTGTAACTCTGGGTGAAACCAGCTGATTCAGGGTCAGAACCTGTGAACTGCCGCATGTGGCTGTtttcactttaactttaacttaagGAAACATTATTAAACCGCCTCAGTTGAACAGGTGATGTCATTCAGTAGAGTTgtactgccatctagtggagTCTGTGCTGTTTCATggaacaaatataaacacactatttattttatactgacagaagaagaagtagaagaagaaatgttcCACTGACAAGTTTTCTATGTAGCAGGTTTGTCACATCGTCATGGTAACACACAGACGACAGGTGTGACAGTGGTCAGGGGTCACAACCTCACCTGGGTAGCGTTTGTAGTTCTCGTAGTCTTCGGAGCACGGGACGGTGTAGACTCTGGGGTGAGGGGAGACCAGCTCCCCCTGGCTGACCAGTGTcgctgtgatgtcactgtccACAGAGCTCATGTACCACCAggtcctgcacacacacacggcaacCAGCAGCAGGGCCACGAGTCCTCGGTACCCCCTCCACACAGACCCCTGCCTCAGAGCATGACCCCTGaccaagacagagagaaggtCCAGGTGTCAGTGAGAGACAAATAACTTAAAGTCAAAGAGTCAATTCAAACAGCAATGAACCTGCTgggacttttgaagttaaaagaaTTCAACAATAAGTGCACATGGATGTACTATAATACATATCTATATACATATGTGTACCAATctggttcatcactttttagtatcccctggaaacacttctgttgtgttgtatttgcagtTCATGTCTTGTCagattgatgaagatgttttctgaagctgcagtgtgttgaaccctcagggccaccgtacaatCCTCATGTACTTATTCAGTTATTGATTCAAGTAACTATCAATTTAatcactttatttatattttctattattgtatttattgatgACCATATCGTCAGTGTGTCCTCCACAGTGATAATGAAGCTGTGAActcatcaacatgtttttgtctctacATTTACCTCTGtaatcagtctctctctctcgcgtgCGCtcgcgcacacatacacacgtatgcacacgcacaaacacacacgcacacgcatgcacacgcacacacgcgcggAGTATCGTTTCATTTCCTCACCTTTTAATCTTCTTCTCTATCTCTGTGGAGTTCCCGCCCTTCGCGTTCCTCATTCGTACCAGCGCCATCTTGACTCAGACCTCCAGCTCATCTACAACATAATAATTCACTAAAAGCTCTTCACTGCTCCGTTCACAGCAGCTAACGTTACCTGAGAATCTCCGCTTCCGGGTGGATGACTAACGGTTGTCCAATTGGTTCTCCGGAAAAGAAAGCAACGTTTTCATTGGACCAATTCAACTGGACTACagcacagctgtaaacacagcgGGGATCGAGCGCTCTGCCATCCATTGCTCTTCCCGCTCAGACTGAACTAATCAATCGCTTGCTCTGTTTATTGCTAACGTCTGTGGACCATTTAATCAAAGTACACGACACTGGACTGATAACAGGTATAACATCGCAGGAGGTGGCGGCAAAGCTCCGTGTGGTTGCGTCCGAATTAAAacgaagaggaagaagacgaagaagaaaagaaaaaggtgatCTGATCTGCGCGACAATAGCAGAATCCTCAGTCTAGTGCCCCGCCTCTGACTTCCTATCTCCGGGTCCCACCTGGTCTCTGCTGTCCAGGTAAGTCAAACCTATGATCTACTGTTCAGGCTCAGACgtggacacacacctgtgacaAACACCTGTACCTGCTGCTGTCAACGTGAAGCTCTGCTCGTGTGCACAGTGAGACAAGATGAAGTGTCCACCGTGGCCCGAAGGACAGAAACTGGTTCACCTGGATCTGAAAGGTGCCCCCCCGAGAGTAGACTACCTCCACAAGGTACGACCAGGAGGGTCCTGAGGTCTGCagcacattcacacctgtgtcACCGTGtaatttccttttctctgtccacTCACCTgctgacctgatgatgatggtcatgtgatcagctgatcgaGCTGTTCTCTGAGCTGGGGGCGGAGGGTCTGCTGGTGGAGTATGAGGACATGTTTCCTTATGAGggggagctgcagctgctgcagggcaCAGCTCCGCCCACCTACAGGTGCAGTGTGACTCTTTACCTGCCTCATTAACAGAGTGATTTTCCTCACTGTGAGACGGAGATAATATTTAATATCTGGTCATAAAGTCTGACCATTGTGTTTCCAGCCGACAGGAAATATTA comes from the Seriola aureovittata isolate HTS-2021-v1 ecotype China chromosome 21, ASM2101889v1, whole genome shotgun sequence genome and includes:
- the uts2r2 gene encoding urotensin-2 receptor 2, whose translation is MALVRMRNAKGGNSTEIEKKIKRGHALRQGSVWRGYRGLVALLLVAVCVCRTWWYMSSVDSDITATLVSQGELVSPHPRVYTVPCSEDYENYKRYPGCTPHRCGRAVTDSVVSREEAQVLRRLAERGLALAGSEGGASILDLHSGALSMGKQFVNIYRYFGDQIRDVITPEDFQLYRDVRERIQTVIAETFDLDQTQMYLTKPTFFSRINSTAAQTQHDEYWHPHIDKVTYGSFDYTCLLYLSDYGSDFTGGRFVFMDQTGNQTVEPRAGRVSFFSSGSENLHRVEKVTWGTRYAITVSFTCDPAHGISDPALP